A stretch of DNA from Simkaniaceae bacterium:
GCCTCTAAAGACTTAGGACTAAGACTTAAATTAGGAACAAAATGCCCATCCATAATATCAAAATGAATGGCATCGGCTCCGGCATCCTCAATGCGCTTGGCTTCATCGGCTAACTTTCCAAAATCCGCAGATAAAATGGAGGGAGCTATTCTCACATTTCTTGACACGACCACTATCCTCTTTATTTTTTATGTTATGAGTCTAATCGAATAACTCCTTTGTGGCAATAGGGTTATCACTATCCACAAAGGACCGCGCGCGCTCATCCCTGACGAAGCAAGACCGCAATCCGCCCTTCGGGACCACTAACTCGAGATTATCGCCATTAGAGGAATTAGTAACCGATTGTATGTCAAAAGATTGTGAAAATCGCGCCGAAAAATGTACAAAGTCGAGATTATGGCAATATCGCGTGACCAATCAAACGGCGATCACCCATAAGCATCTTGAGTCGAATTAATTGCGTGGGTGATTGAATAAGATCGTTAAATTTTTGACAAATGGCATCGGCCTCCTTTTCTCTTGAAGCCCATTCAAAAGCCACGTCTTGACTCAACTCCCCTTTTTCAATCCACTTGAGATAGGATGTAAAAAATTGGAGAATATCCTCGGGAGACCAAACCATTCGGTATTCGACGGGGTAGAGCGAAAAGAAGAAGTTTTCAAAAAGGGCTTTTTGATCTACGTGAAGTTTCTTTTTAATCTCTTCGAGCCTTTCTCTTTGTTTTGCGAGAAGCCCCCCATTAAAATCTCTCACTTCTCCAAGGACACTTTTGAGTGCGCGGTACACTTCATAGCGCGCTTTATATAAATCAAGCGTATGGTCAAAGCGCAAAAATTCAGAAGGATTGAGAGTAAGAGTAAAAATAGAGGCTTCTTTAGGTGTTTTTTTACGCACCATTCCCGCTAATCGGCATCTTTCGAGATGCACTTGATATTTTTCCTCAAAAGCTTGCTTGATCTGATCAAATGGCATGGCCCCCTTATGCAATAGCCGTATCAACAAAACGCGAAATATCAAAGCCGACTCACTTTGCCTTTCGAAGTTGATGATAACCTGCGGAATATCTCTAATATAGCGCATCTGTCGACTCAAACTCACCATGCTCTTCATGATTTCCTCTTCATTGCGAGGCATAAACAAAGGGCGAACCAGCGTCTGTATTGAATGATTCACTTTAAAAATGAGCTCTTTTCTGAGTTGAGATAAAACTAAAAGGGGTTGATGAGGCATTTCAAAATAAAAAAACTTCCCTTGACACTCTTTCATTTCAAACTGAAAACACGACTGGGGATCAATAGAGTGGGAGATGAAATCGGGCAAGGATAAAAGAAGTTGATTAAGTTCAAAAACCTCATGATTACCAAGAGAATTAAGAGCAAAACAGACTGCAGTTCGCTTCACAACCTCAAAAGGCATCTCTAAATCAAATGAAAATAGATGTGTATCGATATACCTTTCCGTGCGATTTTGCTTCTTTAACCTAGAATAAAAGCGATAAAAAATTTTCACCATTTTGACAAGATGCTTTTGAGCGCGTATTTGTTTGAACGAATCTTGGCATGACATCATGACAAGGCGCATCACAAAATAAATATCAGCATCAATCTGCGCGGGAAAACGTTGGGCAAGATAGGCGATCCCCTCCTGGACGGCAATCGCTTTTTCGCTCAGAAGCATTCCCTTCATTTCAAGAATTTGCATCGCTTGATAATACGAAGTCGCGCCAAACTCAATTTCTTGTGTAAAAAAAGGGAGATGTCTTTTTATCTTTTCAATATCAATTAAGCTGCACTTTTCTAAGCGCGCTTCCAATAAAGAATAAGATTCAGAGCCATGCTCGATGTTGAAGTTGAGATTCATGAAGGACTTTAAATGAAGGGCACGCCCCGGCACAAGCCATCGGCTGACCATCTCATGAAAAAACTTTAACAAACCACTTTTATTTCTTGTCAGTAATAAAACTTTGATCGAGCGATGCGAATCCGTTGGGAAAATCACCTTAAACTTAGGCACATACTCACTAAATTGCACCTGAAACTCATCGATTGATTCAAGTCCCTGTAAATGATTCGGCAATAGACTCTGCAGATTACAATCAAGCCATTGTGAATAGTCCTGATCATCCGGATCTTTCATCAAGATAAAACGAGAATATGGCACTGTGCTCTGTTTCATGGTCCCTGCTTTTTAGCCCACATTGCTCACAAAGCCAAATCAAAGCGTCTTCAGGCATTTGGCATTTTTTCGGCATCACACTCATAGATCAGCTGATGAGGACGATCGAATTCACTTTCTATTATCCAACTCCCCTTTGCCATTTGATGCAAGCTTTCTTTTTGAAATGAGAGAATATGTAAAGGAATATGGTTTTGCATAGCGAGCCGAATCGCCCTTGGATGGATGACCGAAGCCTTATTCTGCTCATAAAGAGCGAGCGCCTCTTGATAACTCAGATGAGGAATGAGGTGCGCATTGCTCACTTTTTTAGGGTCATCACTAAAAAGCCCCGCGACATCCTTATAAAACTCAATTTTATGCGCTCTCAAGGCAACGCCGAGGGCCACGGCCGTCGTATCCGACCCCCCTCTACCGAGGGTCGTTATCTCCTTCTGATTGGAAACCCCTTGAAAACCGGCAACCACGACAACCTTACCGCTTTCTAAAAGAGTGGGCAAGCGCGTAGGCCTTACATCTACTATATAGGCATTCGAATGATCCGAGTTGGTAATGATTCCCGACTGGCTCCCGGTAAGGCTAACCGCTTCAACGCCTCTTTTAGCAAGAGCAATGGCCATGAGAGAAATGCTAATCCGCTCCCCGGCGGTTAAAAGCATATCCTGCTCTCGCTTAGGCGGATTCGCGTTTAACTGAAAGGCTAATCCCAACAAGTCATCCGTCATTTTCCCCATTGCAGAAGCAACAA
This window harbors:
- a CDS encoding aspartate kinase; translated protein: MDSVNSQLVVMKFGGASLSSLDLFDQAADRIARRMEEFSQIIVVASAMGKMTDDLLGLAFQLNANPPKREQDMLLTAGERISISLMAIALAKRGVEAVSLTGSQSGIITNSDHSNAYIVDVRPTRLPTLLESGKVVVVAGFQGVSNQKEITTLGRGGSDTTAVALGVALRAHKIEFYKDVAGLFSDDPKKVSNAHLIPHLSYQEALALYEQNKASVIHPRAIRLAMQNHIPLHILSFQKESLHQMAKGSWIIESEFDRPHQLIYECDAEKMPNA